A stretch of DNA from Chloroflexota bacterium:
CGCGGTGTGCTCGCTCAAGCCCTGGCCTGCGTCAAAGGCGAACAGCGTTACGGTCCCCGTCTTCTGGCTGACGATTTCGCGGCTGACCACCGCGCCATCCTGATACGCCACCAGTTCCGACGGGTTCACAACCTGCGCGTGCAAATCGCCCATGGCGTTCCTCCTGCGATAAGGTCGCTGCTGCGGGCTATGATACCACAGTTGTCCCGTCTCAGCAACGCTACGCTATGCGCTCCCGCCACTCTCAGCGCGGGGGGGCGGCCCTGCGCGACCATGCGGCGATTCAGCCTCACCCGCGTAGAGCAAATTGGCAATTTGCTCCACATCCCCTGCCCGCGGTGGAAAGGCGAACGTGCGGCGCGCCCACCCCTCATCGCGGGGGGCGGCCCTGCGCGGCCATGCGGCGATTCAGCCTCACCCGCGTAGAGCAAATTGGCAATTTGCTCTACGCTCTCAGCGCGGGGGCGCCTTGTGCAGAGAAGGCAGAACAAACTCTCCCTGCACGCCCTTGAGTTTGACTCGCAGGGAGACCCGCGGTATCCTTGCCCGCAGCGCGCCCCCAGACACCCCAAGACGGGGGGCAAGGAGCAGAGGATCAATGGAGGCTCTCGCCGAAGTGCGCATACCCGCTTTTGAGGGCGTTCACCTGCACGCGATGGTGGCAGGGCCAGACGATGGCCCCCTCGCCGTGCTGCTCCACGGGTTTCCCGAATGCTGGTACTCGTGGCGGCGGCAGATGCCGGCCCTGGCCAAGGCGGGGTTCCGCGTGGTGGCCCCCGACCAGCGCGGCTACAACCTCAGCGACAAGCCGTCGGACGTGCACGCCTACCGTCTGGACGCGCTGACGGCGGACGTGGCCGCGATTCTGGACTGGGCCGGGCGCGAGCGCGCCGTCATCGTGGGGCACGACTGGGGCGGGGCGGTGGCCTGGCGCTTCGCCATGGACTACCCCGACCGCGTGGAGCGCCTCGTCATCATGAACGCGCCGCACCCTGTGGCGTTCGCCCGCGAACTGCGGCACTGGAGCCAGCGGCGGCGCAGTTGGTACATGTTCTTCTTCCAGATTCCATGGCTGCCGGAGGCGCTGTTGGCCCTGTCGCCTATGGGAACGGCCCGCTTCTTCTTCCGCAAGGTCGCCGTCCGCAAGGGCGCCTTTTCGGACGATGACCTGCGGGCCTTCGCCGCGGCCATGGCTCAGCCCGGCGCGCTCCGCTCCATGATCCACTGGTACCGCGCCGCGTTTCGGCATCCCCCGGCCCAGCGCGTGCGCCCCATTGAAGCGCCCACCCTGCTCATCTGGGCGGTGGACGACATCGCGCTGGGCGTGGAGTTGACGCGCGGCCTGGAGAAGTGGGTGCCTAATCTCACCATCCACTACATCCCGGACTGCGGGCATTGGGTTCAAAACGAGGCCGCCGAGGAGGTCAACGGGGCGCTGCTGGATTTTCTGGGCGCGCGCGGGGCATAGGCGTGCGTACTCGCCCCACCTGTCGCCCTGGGCGGGGGCGTTTGAATCACGAACGCCGCGAATGGGGATCCGCGCGTTCGCACCAGCCCGCAGGGCCTCGCCCCTTCAGCCCGATGCTCTAGCGTCGGGCGGGCTCGCGGGAAACAACACGTAGAGAGGCTTCCCAAATGGCAGCACTCAAATGGTGGCAGAAGGCCGTGTTCTACCAAATCTACCCCCGCAGTTTCGCCGACGGCAACGGCGACGGCATCGGCGACCTGCCGGGCATCATCGGAAAACTGG
This window harbors:
- a CDS encoding alpha/beta hydrolase; translation: MEALAEVRIPAFEGVHLHAMVAGPDDGPLAVLLHGFPECWYSWRRQMPALAKAGFRVVAPDQRGYNLSDKPSDVHAYRLDALTADVAAILDWAGRERAVIVGHDWGGAVAWRFAMDYPDRVERLVIMNAPHPVAFARELRHWSQRRRSWYMFFFQIPWLPEALLALSPMGTARFFFRKVAVRKGAFSDDDLRAFAAAMAQPGALRSMIHWYRAAFRHPPAQRVRPIEAPTLLIWAVDDIALGVELTRGLEKWVPNLTIHYIPDCGHWVQNEAAEEVNGALLDFLGARGA